The Synechocystis sp. PCC 6714 genome includes the window TTCGTGGTGTCGTTTCGGGGTCTAACTGACGGCAAGGCCATGGTCGTCAACAATCCCAGTATTCTAACCCAATACCTGGAGCCCAGAATGACCCACGGCAAATCTGCGCTAAGATGGGGGCGGAAAATTGCAGAAATTCTTCGCGAAGATTCCCTGGAGAGGTGGCAGAGCGGTTGAATGCGGCAGACTCGAAATCTGTTTTGGGGCAACTCAACGGGGGTTCGAATCCCCCCCTCTCCGTAGCTAAAATAATCCTTAACCCATTCATGTAGGTTCGATGGATTGGTGGCAGTTTGGGCCGATGATTACCCGACCTTCTTCCTAACTTCCTTGACCCTAGCTTGACAGAATTGATGTTAATGCAGTAGGAAAGGGCTTGTTGCCGAAACTATTCTCTTGTTAAGCTGGTCTTTTTTAATCAGATTCGGTCTCCCCGTGCCTACCCACCGCCGTGTTTAAATCCTTCTCCCGCAAACTTAAGCGCTCCACTGTCAACTTTCTCCACCAGTTAGCGAACACATTGGAAGTGGAGGAAGGGGGTCAATCTTCGGCGATCGAGGAAAAGGCTCTCCCCATTGAACAAGATTTTGAGTCCGAAGCAGAAAATTCCGTCGATGGTGATGATGAGTTGATCCCCCCTGTTGACGCCAATGCCACCAAAGTTGAACCTGGTTATGGCAGGGGAAGGGAGATGGTTACAGCCATCAATATTCAAAATGTTCAACACCATAGCTCAGCTAATGGGATAGTGTCACCGGAGCAAAGCAAAAAAAGCAAAAGTGGTGATGGTGGTCTAGGCCCATCCTCCAATCTTCCTGAAGAAATTAACCCTGTTCCCCCATCTTCTGCGACCGCCACATTGGAGCGGGGTAGCCGTCGCCGTCGACGCAGAAAAAAAGTTAAGAATAAGCAGTCCAAAACCCCCCTTGCCTTGGCCACAGGACTGAAAACCTTTGGGCGCTCGGTTTCCCGATTGACCCAACAGCCTCGATTTTGGTTTGTGTTTGGCTTTGGTCTGGGGGCTGGGATGGGGACTTCCGCTTTGGTTTGGGGTTTTTATCAGTTGGAGACCATGACCCAAGTAGCGATCGCCGATGTGGTGACCTATGCTCCTCCGGGCACTATGACCATCAAAGCAGCCAATGGTGCCATTCTCCAGGAAATTGGTAATGTTAGCCACGATAAGCTCACCATGGGTAAAATTCCCCCCCTCATTGAGCAAGCGTTCATTGCCAGTGAAGATAGTCGCTTTCGGGAACACCGGGGCATTGATCCCCAGGGCATCATTCGGGCTTCCCTATCCAATGTGCAATCAGGGGATGTGGTGCAAGGAGCGAGCACCATTACTCAACAGTTGGCCCGCCTGGTTTTTCTCACCCAAGACCGCACCCTAGCCCGCAAATTGAGGGAAGTGCGACTGGCGCAAAAAATTGAAACGGCTTTGCCCAAAGATCAAATTCTGGAACGCTATTTGAATCTGATCTATCTCGGCTCTGGGGCTTACGGTGTGGCGGATGCGGCCCATGCTTATTTCAGTAAGGCACCGGAGGATTTGACCCTAGGGGAAGCGGCTACTTTAGCAGGGGTAGTGCCGGCCCCGAGCGTTTATTCTCCCCGACAAAATTTGGAACTGGCCACCCGTCGCCGCAATGAAGTGCTGAATCGCATGGCGGAAGTAGGTTTTATCACCCCCGCAGAGGCCCAGACGGCGATCGCCGAACCATTGGTACTTAAACCCAGTCCCCTGAAGCGCTTTAACCGGGAAGCGGAATTCTTTGCTGATTACATTTTGGATGAGTTGAGGGCCAAAGTACCGGAAGAAGAACTCCAACAGGGGGGGATAACGGTGAACACCACCCTCAATCAACAATGGCAAGAAGAAGCTCAAACCATCCTCAGTGATGCAGTGCAAAAATATGGCCGTTGGCAACGGTTTTCTGAAGGGGCCATGGTGGCTATGGATCCCCGCACCGGGGCCATCAAAATGATGGTGGGGGGCAAAGATTACAACACTAGTCAATTTAACCGGGTGACCCAGGCCAAACGGCAACCGGGCTCCACCTTTAAACCCATTCTTTACGGAGCGGCGATCGCCGCCGGCATTTCCCCCAACAAAAGTTATCCCAATGTGCCCATTGATATTGGTGGTTACCAACCGGCCAACTATGGCGATCGCTATACTGGCGGCAACATGTCCCTGGGGGATGCCCTCACCAGTTCTGTCAATGTGGTAGCGGTGCGCTTACTGCTGGATGTGGGCTGGAATCCAGTGATCAATTTGGCCCGAAAAATGGGTGTTACTTCCAAGCTCGAACCCACCTACTCCTTGGCCTTGGGAGCTTGGGAAATGACTCCGTTGGAAATGACCAGTGCCTACGGGACCTTCGCCAATAAGGGCACCCATGTGCAACCCTACGCCATCCAAAATGTGGTCAACGCCAAAGGGGAAGTAGTGTATAAGGCAAAGCATAAGCAAACCCAAGCTTTAGATCCCGAAAGCAATGCCATCCTCACTTCCATGATGCGCCGCGTAGTGACTTCCGGCACTGGTCGCCCAGCCCAATTAGGCGATCGCCAAGTGGCAGGGAAAACTGGCACATCGGATGAAGCAAAGGATCTTTGGTTTATTGGTTATATACCCCAACTGGTTACGGGGGTATGGTTAGGCAATGACAATAGTCGACCCACCAATGGGGCTAGCACCACCGCCGCCATGGTTTGGGGACAATTTATGCGGGATGCCACCAAGGGGATGCCCGTGGAGTCCTTTCCTGCCCTGCCCAAAAATCTAGACCAGCGCAAACCCAGCATTAAGGCTGAACCCATCAAACGTCGAGTCAGAGCCCTTGCTCCTCCCAGCTCACCGGATAGAGAAGAGCAAACCACCAATGATCAACCCCGCCGTCGCCGTCGTAGTCAGACCAACAATACCCAGGCGGCTAGTAATACTTCTCCTCCCAGGGCATCGGCATCGGCCCCAGCTTCTGCGCCGTCAGCCCCTCCAAGGACAATCAGTGCCCCAGCCCCGGCTTCCGTACCCGCCGCTTCTTCCACCGCTCCCCCTGCTGATAGTGGATTACCGGCTCCCCCCTCAGCCCGCAAATCGGAATGATCAACCCTAAAACTGATGTCAAGGAATTTTATCTAAGTAATTTGGTATTGATGCTGCTCCACGGCAATGCTGGGGATTAGGTTTACTTTGCCTATGAGTTCGACAAAATACAACTCCACCCTTAAATCTGAGTAACGCCGACGAATTTCTGCTTCAGCTTGGTGGAGATAAGGGCTATGGAAACCTTGCTCCGACTGGCGATCGCCAAAGGGTTGGGGATGAACTCTAGCATAGGCTCCACAATCTTCATGATCGAAAATAATCACCTTATTGATGTTGTGTAACTGTTTGGACAGGGCCAACTGATCCCAAAATGTTTCTGCTTCAGCAGGGTGGGGGAAACCAGTCAAAGCGAGGGAAGCCCCCGCCAACGCAACCCAATCATAGGCTTGGTCCAAATTTTGCCGGCTCAGAAAAGAGCGCTGGTGGTCGAGGAAACGAAAATCAATGCAACTGAGCACCAACGCCTGGGCTTGGTATGGATTCGGCAGCTGGGAGGAAGTAACCAAGGGTGTTAATCCCAGCATTCCACTCGCAGCCACACCGCGGAGAAAACTGCGACGGGAAATAGAGTTCGTTGGCGAGCAACAAGCACAGAAAGAATGATGAGGGGCTTTAATCGGTGGAGCCATGGCTGGAGAATACTGGGATCAGTATTATTAAATTATTAAGGCCTGTGCTAGAATCAAACCTCAATAGATAACAGTATCAAGTCAGCCTAATTTTTGTCGCCTAAAAGTGTACTAAGTTTGCCTAACTTCTGTATTTAGGACGACAAAGAGCGGGGGAACCAATTCTGGGGCTTATTTCTAAGTAAATTAGGAAGGAAAAACTCTCATTTCTAGCCCGTCAGCTAACCCCGTAGGCATTGAGGGAGGACTAATAAATCATCATTGTTCAACGATGTTTTGACTTTATTCAGGAACTCAGCTACGGACGCGACTGTTATTTCATCCTGTTCTAAATAAAGTTGAGATTGATGATGAAAGAATTTTTTGATTAATTGTTGTTCATATTTGCCACTAACTGGGGAAAAGTTTTTGCCTCCTGGTTTTGTGCTAGTTACAGCCTAGTTATGCCCTGGTCTGATTGTCTGCAGGCTAGAAACTCTGGCTATTGCTTGTGGGCTAATTTTTTTGCTTTTGCTATTTTTTTAATCACGGCTTACTTTAACTTTAATCGTCCGGAGATTTTATGGTGGCCAATATACCTGCTTTGCTCTCCCTAGGGATTTTCATTGGAGTTATCCTCCTAATCATGTCGGAGAAACTCCACTTAACCATAGCGGCTTTTCTGGGAGCATTAATCCTCGTTTTTACCCATGTAATTACCCTTAAGGAAGGCATTGATTACATCAGCCAAAGTTATGCCACCCTAGCGTTATTCTTTGGGGTGATGGTCCTGGTGAGATCCTTTGAGCCGACTAGGATTTTTGAGTATTTAGCCACCCAAATGGTACTACTGGCCCAAGGGAGTGGGAAACTACTCCTCCTAGGGGTAATTGCCATCACCACCCCCATCTGTGCGGTATTGCCCAATGCCACCACGGTTATGCTTTTGGCTCCGCTAATTCCGCCCTTGGCTCAGGAAAT containing:
- a CDS encoding transglycosylase domain-containing protein, with amino-acid sequence MFKSFSRKLKRSTVNFLHQLANTLEVEEGGQSSAIEEKALPIEQDFESEAENSVDGDDELIPPVDANATKVEPGYGRGREMVTAINIQNVQHHSSANGIVSPEQSKKSKSGDGGLGPSSNLPEEINPVPPSSATATLERGSRRRRRRKKVKNKQSKTPLALATGLKTFGRSVSRLTQQPRFWFVFGFGLGAGMGTSALVWGFYQLETMTQVAIADVVTYAPPGTMTIKAANGAILQEIGNVSHDKLTMGKIPPLIEQAFIASEDSRFREHRGIDPQGIIRASLSNVQSGDVVQGASTITQQLARLVFLTQDRTLARKLREVRLAQKIETALPKDQILERYLNLIYLGSGAYGVADAAHAYFSKAPEDLTLGEAATLAGVVPAPSVYSPRQNLELATRRRNEVLNRMAEVGFITPAEAQTAIAEPLVLKPSPLKRFNREAEFFADYILDELRAKVPEEELQQGGITVNTTLNQQWQEEAQTILSDAVQKYGRWQRFSEGAMVAMDPRTGAIKMMVGGKDYNTSQFNRVTQAKRQPGSTFKPILYGAAIAAGISPNKSYPNVPIDIGGYQPANYGDRYTGGNMSLGDALTSSVNVVAVRLLLDVGWNPVINLARKMGVTSKLEPTYSLALGAWEMTPLEMTSAYGTFANKGTHVQPYAIQNVVNAKGEVVYKAKHKQTQALDPESNAILTSMMRRVVTSGTGRPAQLGDRQVAGKTGTSDEAKDLWFIGYIPQLVTGVWLGNDNSRPTNGASTTAAMVWGQFMRDATKGMPVESFPALPKNLDQRKPSIKAEPIKRRVRALAPPSSPDREEQTTNDQPRRRRRSQTNNTQAASNTSPPRASASAPASAPSAPPRTISAPAPASVPAASSTAPPADSGLPAPPSARKSE
- a CDS encoding carbonic anhydrase; the protein is MVTSSQLPNPYQAQALVLSCIDFRFLDHQRSFLSRQNLDQAYDWVALAGASLALTGFPHPAEAETFWDQLALSKQLHNINKVIIFDHEDCGAYARVHPQPFGDRQSEQGFHSPYLHQAEAEIRRRYSDLRVELYFVELIGKVNLIPSIAVEQHQYQIT